In the Hermetia illucens chromosome 1, iHerIll2.2.curated.20191125, whole genome shotgun sequence genome, TATGACGAATCGTTATGCTCAAATCGATAGAGGTATGTCCGATCAACAGCTGTGTTAGATTCAAACATACTTCGCAATGGCGTCACCCAATCCATTCCAAAATATCCCATTTGATTCTGTAGATCCAGCGCCAATTTCAGCCTCCTTTCATCTGTAGCTGGCAGATAATTCTCCGATCGTTTACGCTCGATCATAAAGACGTTGTACTTCTTGCAACAGATTACCAATTAGGATCATCCCTACTGTCACTCAGGCCACTTCGTCCAATATTGTTCGTCAATCGCATCATATTCGAAGTTCTAAGTGCGGACAGTGTAAGGCCATATACAGCTCCAACTTTTCTTCTGTTTAGTTTCACTTTTAGTGCATCTGCCAACAGTGGTCTGAATATAGTAGAATCAAACTGACCACTTTTAAATCAATGAGACGACAGCTCTTTTAATTTGTAGCATTCACGGAATCAGTGCTCTGGTGTCATATACCTTCGTACCTGCTCATTCCACATGCAATTTAAAATTTAGCCTCTCGTGGATCATTACGCTTAAATACTTCAACACAGGCAAGGAATGTATGGTTTGCGTTCAAACTTTAATCTTTATTGACGTGTACTTACTCGACTTAGTGATAAGCACTGGTAGTTATCAATGGCAgctccgaggagcctaattggcgctgtggtgcgccgttttgattccACAAACTCCATAACTGCTGTGATAAGAGCAAGGTTTCAATCCTGCACAGGTTAAAAACGGAGcagtcatcttgactaaaaaggggattccgaccctgcgtctcatatcgatcgAGGAGTCgctaatcgagtcaaaaccaacgatgAGCATTTTCGAGCAAGTGAAAGCAGCAGCGGGTaaggctgcagctagagtttcGGTTTTAAACCGGCAAATAGCAAATATTGGAGGTCCTACGTCTATCAGGCGACTTCCCCTGTCGAGTTCTTCTCTCCAGATAACAGTgacgaggagatgctgaagaacgctgacaggtggattcatcttgcgcattatgttcgggttcttctcattgcaaagaagatacaGCTCGACTGTATGGCAGGGGGTTCTTTGAAACAGCaattcccttcttcctctcccctcccgttagtgaaaggaattccctaatttgaaggctccgcaaagcagGAGAGCttaggttccaggctagttttctgacgatggggaggtgttaagTTGATAGTCCGAAGGAATACCATTGTGGGCGTCCAACTCTCCGtgcctaccccaaaaaaaaaccacagCTttctacatccagagaaccatcctcggtcgaagaccccatttcttcacAAAGGTCCTCTTGCATACATAGGAGACTATACTGGCCTTTTTAAACTGCAATTCTATGTTCTCTAATTTACCTTcgaatccaggattacacccagatactttatattggaggaagagtcaatctttgttcattcagccgcggtGGGTGGAATTCGGAtatccttgccttggtggtgaataacatCAGTTTTGCTTCCATTTATGCCGAACCCGCATCTTGCACCTTtcacaacgctccttccatgatgtcacttaTAATAGAGgcaaaacatccctgacaccaatGTCATTTATCAGCATAcgacaccaccttcaccccgctcctaTCAAATGTCCCTGAAATTTCGCTGAGATGACGCCACCCTGGGCAATGCTatggtcaagtggctacctcccagatccgactaaaTTATCCTagctcttagcatggatattatccaattcgggagatacccctccaaactAATactggtccatgcttccttgattTCGTTGGTATTAACATCgttgaatgctccctccatATCCAGGACAGCAGCaagagtatactgcttgtactgcagtaacCGCTTAACcgtaccaattacctcgtgaagagCAATTTATGTGGATTTACCTTTTGGGTAGACGTGCTGGGACAAAAAAAGGTGTTCTCTGGATAATCGTTTTTGAGTAGATGTCCAAGACtcactctagggtcttcaacacgaaaaaggtgaggctgattggtcgctGCgccctttcggtatgaaaaccccTTGTGCGTATTTCCAAGACTACATCCCAAAGAGATGTAGCTCCGGTAAATTTCAACAAGTCACAGCACATCcttttcttgctgcttctgtagcatgactggcataatgccatctggacccggagatttatatgcggaaaagCTGGTTATAGCCCAGCCGGTAATTAAGCTCTGACACACAGTCTTCATTGGCGGAGTAGTGCGTCTGAACCACCAGCTCCAGGGTTTTACCAGACGGTTCCGACCAGAAGCCgtcaaactttttaaaaagggATGGGCTCCTATATTCCCTGGACAGGATCTTACTGTGCCTCACAGATTCgcttggcagtcttgatgggTGGCTTGTAATTCTTCAGTCCTTGTTTAGCTATCAATATTTGTGGCTGcaacagatgttgaagatctccctaGTTAGCTTCCTGATGCTTCATTCATCACGGTTCAATGTCTACTTGCAGAGCCCCCACCCTCCcaaagtttgttcttgataacttgatgaAACTTCCCCCAGTCGATCCTCCTTGGGTCTCTctctgtggcgagttctagaccGAAAATTATCCAACTGTGATATGAGGAGGATCTTTGATCAGACACTCTCGAGTTTTCcacccattgtcggttagtagggtgatatcaaggagctCCTCCCAACCGTGACAATTCAccgagctgggaaaatgttttcattttgttttgttgtacGTCCCCTGCTGTACACCAACACGTTCATTTCCGAGCTGTCCCAAagcatacgtcttgcattggcgtcgcagcctatcaacagattGGCCTTTCTTCCTACTATGGTAGACATTAAACGTTGCAGtttttctggcggagctgatggGTCAGCTGATGCAATATAAACCGAAGAAGTATACACGTTCTCCGCTCCCGCCTGTtctagtttgaccacgactaggtcactAGAACTtaagtccggacacagaaattgtgcagactcttcctcacgAGGGTAAACGCTCTAGATATGTCCCGATCAGCGACTTTGGCGCTTTGgaataaattattatataattaaaTCCGATCCTCCTATAGTAATACAATATCGCTGTCTTTCTCTAGgaggacaagcagattagccgaggcgcacttcacgTACTTCAAATTTATATGCGCTTCCATCAGCATAATCTGCTTACGTAGAGAGGTTCGTCGGTCCACCTCCGACTAGCGATCCTCATCTGATCCAATAGCACGTTAGCAGCGTCAGTCGCCGTCCGGTTTCGCAGAGGgtaacactttcacctttgcgttcctgatttCGAAACGCATTTAGTATTTTGCCTTTCCCAGTTCCtcttggtagtttccgtttatacggagctgAAAAAGTTGGCTGTTCGCCTGaatttcctcctccttgataactacccaatCATCGTTTGAAGATGCAGAAGTGCCTGggtgtccttatccatgcgagccttcggcaaccagatgggagtcaccggtctcctgggaatctcgtagTAGgggatgaccttgtgctttacgcctttccacgcgccgctgatcttagcgacgcacgaacggAGAAAGTTCCTGGAGAATTGCGATAACGTGAAACCcatggaccacctgagaggaactGGAGCAGGAAATGAATCCCATGTGTTGGCGTTTGTCGCCAAGAAGATGCCCGTTGACTATCTCTGACAGCCTGACCTCAACCCTAGTCCACATCtttggcgctagtttgccgctagcggaattatcATCCGCAAGCGCTACACGTAGGATATTCCTGATCACGTGGCTGAAGGGTTTcccagttcgtggctcgtcgactgaatgttgttgcttgcagaggttgcttagcgtccgaaCCCTTGCACATTCTGTTCCGCTTGGGCTTTTATTCGACCTCATCTTGAGACCGATTGCGATTTGAAGCTTTGGCCTTCGCCTTCTGCATGTCCCCTAGGCGTGATAACCACAACTTCAGTCTTATGTTATGCCAATCAATGGCATAGCGTAGGGCATAATGTCAGAAGCGACTTCACTCGCGTGAATCTCGCCTTGATCATCGACTACAACAACTGCCACTCTAACGTTGTCCTACCAATTAAGATTCGCCTATTTTATTAGCGTTTCTAGTATTTTTATCCGTCCCACGAAATTAAAGGCATGCTCCACGCCAAGCATTATGATTCATCCTTTTCTTCACCCTCTGTCCCGTTTGATTGTGTCATGATGCTcagtacgcggccatgagaaaattcggtatcacaTATTCCCAATTCTGGATCGACATGTAAAGAGCCGTCAGCCGTTTACCCGAAGTGGTGAGATAAGCTCTTCCTCGAAAATACTAAATAAGATGCAACTGTTGCATTCATACAGCTAACTTTTattttgatacaaaatttggaatataATACAAATTCAACTTAATTTACTTAACACACAAGTCGGTAGGAGATATAGCgaccagccgtttccgaaggACGAATGATTTTCACCACCTGCAAGTTGAAACACAAATTTCGTTAACTATTATCCTCTTATCAGAAATGAATGCAACCCACCTGTCCTCTCTTCAATCCAAAGTACCTAGCGACCGGGTCACCCGCCTGGATTCTCATCAACATGTTTTCCTTCAGCTTGTACCTAAGCAGAGCAATCATATTAGCATCATTTACCAACACAAGGTGCACTTTCCCTACCTAGCCAATAATTCCTGTTTCTCCTCCGGTGTCATCACTACATGTTCCGGGACCAATTCGTGCTCAGTAATGTTAATCAGCAGCTCAgattccaaaaactgttccaaaatgtacttcggggccatATCGACCAAAGACTGCTTAGCCGACGGGGTCATGCCCGCTTGAACCACGACAATCGCGCGATGGATATTCTCTTCCTGCATGCGAGTACAATACGTTTTGATGGTCTTAATTCCGATTTTAGGTTCATCCGGGAAGAAGACAAACATCTGATCTGTTGGGTCGTcattgtgggctaccaaaacaaTGAGGTCGGAACGTGCTGGCCGTTTTTCACTGCAAAGTAATCTTGATTTCGGTCGAACTCTCCGATTTCTGTAGAAATAGAGTGGTTACCTAGGCTTATCACCGAACTGTTCCTTAAATTGTTCAAGCGTCTGATCCAATTCATCTTGGGTAACTAAATATCCGCGGTCGTGGCTGAGCTATGGAAATTTCAAGAAACGTGAAATAGAGGTTAGGCGCCGAAGATTTTCGGTATTACCTGCATAACTGTTTTACGAATGCGCCATAGTTTATACGTTTCAGCTTCGTCATCCATTTCGAGACTTTTTATGTATTCAGGATAATTCGAAAACTCGTAGAAACAATCAAAGAAACACTTATTCCGGCCGACGAAGCAAAACACCACCAGACGCAGTACCGACGGCAAAAGTCACAATTGCTATGCTTCTTCTTCCTAGATGGAATATTATCTTATCGCACCCCGGCAGCTTTGATATAAGTTGACAACCAAAGTGGCTCGCAAAATCGGTTTGTTTTTATGACGTATAAATCTAAACTACCTTTCTCTTATGTAGAAAAAAAACAGATAAACATTTAGATAATCATTGATCGGATTTTAAAAAATCCTACATTGTAAACGGCGGGCGGTTTTGGTTAGCTCTGATACTGTAATCATTGGCACATTCGCCGTTTTTCTTCGGTTCAACGTCACTTGGTTGAATGCAGCTTGGTAGTCGATTTAGATCGCACTGAACCAACGGAAAACAaccctttttctttcaaaaagatTGCAAGATTTCAGAAAAGAAACCAGTTGGCTGctagattttgaatttttcaccgAGAACcaaatctttgaaaattttaatccCAAACCCGATTTTTCTATTCCTATTGTAAATCACAAAATCATAGATAATTCTATCTTATCCACATAAAGCGGATATTTTAACCACTCATTTGTaagatttacttcttatatattGGATCATTGAAGTGCCTCTTCTCCATAGAGTCCAAACTCCATAAATCGAGCGGTGCTTGGGAAGAGATTTTCGGTATTTTCgttaaatttgatttaatttttagcTTTACAAAGCTGGTCATGGACGAGGTCTCCCCTCGATTTCGTTTAAGTGTGACCATGAAGGATGCAATTTCTCTAATTTGaacaaaaataaagtcaaaTCACTTATTACGACCTATCTTCCAAGACTCAGTCAAGAACCATACAATTTCATCGTGGCATATTTCGGATATAACAGAATCGCCGCCACTTCGGCTTTAATACCTTTTTTAGATAGATTCCAGAGAAAAGTTTTCTGTGTCCTTTTCGACAATTTCAACCACTTTGAAGACaataaagaatgaagaaaaaaatagatGAAGTTAAATTAAAACTAAAAGGATCATATCCAGTGCACGTTACGATATTGAGGAGGCTCAGGCTCAGTTGTTTTAAAAGCAAAAGGAGTACCAATATTCCGATAAATGGATAAATAAGAAAGGTCGCCTCAACAACTGTAATTT is a window encoding:
- the LOC119657831 gene encoding DNA-directed RNA polymerases I, II, and III subunit RPABC1 — translated: MDDEAETYKLWRIRKTVMQLSHDRGYLVTQDELDQTLEQFKEQFGDKPSEKRPARSDLIVLVAHNDDPTDQMFVFFPDEPKIGIKTIKTYCTRMQEENIHRAIVVVQAGMTPSAKQSLVDMAPKYILEQFLESELLINITEHELVPEHVVMTPEEKQELLARYKLKENMLMRIQAGDPVARYFGLKRGQVVKIIRPSETAGRYISYRLVC